The nucleotide sequence TTCCAGCCGCGAGACGATCAACAAGGCTCTGCGTGAGTTCACCAAGCGCGGCTGGGCCCGGATCTCGGTGGGCAGCTTCGTCATCCAGAACCGCGAACGGCTGATCCAGCGCTCTCGCTGAGGCCCGGGGCACGCGAATAGAGTGGGCATTCGGCCCGCGGTGGTCGGGACTGTCGGACTTCGGGAGGCCGGGTGAGCGACCTTGAGGTATGGCTGCTCGGCGGCTGCACGGACCTGCGGCGGTACGAGGTCGACTCCGCGGCCGACGGCGTCCTGATCTGTGATCTGACGACCGGGACCGACGCGCGGGAGAAACGCGAGCACCGGCGGGACCTGTCCCAGTGGCTGGCTCACGGCGGCCGCGCCGTGGCCCGGGTCAACAGCATCACCACGCCGTTCTGCGGCGAGGACGTCGAGGAGGTGCTCGGCCTTCCCGGCTTGTCCGCGCTGCTGCTGCCCGACATCCGCGTCCCGGCGGCGCTGCGCAGCTTCGCCAAGCGGATCGCCCGGGCGGAGGTGCCGGTGCTGGCCGAGATCGCCAGCGCCGAGGGCGTTGCTCGTGCCGCTGAGATTGCCGAGGTCCCCGGCGTCGATGGACTCGTGTTCGATCCGATGGCCTACGCCCTCGATCTCGGTGCCGCGCTCAACGAGCGGATCCTGAGCCATCCGCGTTCGGTGCTCGCGGTCGCCTCCCGGGCTCTCAGGCTGGAGGCGCCGGTCGAGTACGAGGTGAGCCTGGAGGCAGGCAGCCCGGCCGACTACGGATTCCGGGGCTTGGTGCGGTCGGTGCGGTCGGTCACGGCGCCGCCGGTGCGGTCGGTCACGGTGCCGCCGGCGTCGCGGGGCTAGTCCGGCCGGACGGGCGGCGGGTGTCGACCTGGGCGCTGGCGATCGCGAGCTGGTCGGTCAGTGCGCGGACGGCCTCGACCCGCAGCATGTCCGGCCAGAGCTCGACCAGGATGTGTCGTTGTGGCCAGTCGATCAGCATGCGGGACACGATGCGCGGGTCACGGTGGGCGCGCAGGGCCAGGTCCGGTACGAGGGCGATCCCGAACCCGGCGGCGACCAGCGCCTGCATGACCACGTAGTCGTCGGCCACCATGAGGATCTTCGGCGTGAAGCCGGCCTCGGCCGCTGCTCGGTACAAGCGATCCTCGAACTGCGGGCTGGCGATGATG is from Jatrophihabitans telluris and encodes:
- a CDS encoding aldolase/citrate lyase family protein; this encodes MSDLEVWLLGGCTDLRRYEVDSAADGVLICDLTTGTDAREKREHRRDLSQWLAHGGRAVARVNSITTPFCGEDVEEVLGLPGLSALLLPDIRVPAALRSFAKRIARAEVPVLAEIASAEGVARAAEIAEVPGVDGLVFDPMAYALDLGAALNERILSHPRSVLAVASRALRLEAPVEYEVSLEAGSPADYGFRGLVRSVRSVTAPPVRSVTVPPASRG